The genomic region CAATTCCTGACATTTACGAATGAAAAAAACAAATTAGAGGATCTTACAATTATTTTAGAGATATTCTACGGTGTATCCTCGAGTTTTTCGtttttctatggtgtacccctacattttttaaattttatgGTGTACCCCTGAACTCTATACATTAGTCTATACCATGACCTTATTTATTGTGTTTGATATGTTATTTTCTTACTTGATCTATTATCATTTATTTACCGTTCCAATTACTCGATAACCTACTCATTTACTTATTAATTCACCAAATTATCCATTAACCCACCAAATACTCAAATAGTATATGAATCTAACTAAGAATTCATCAAATCTCCattatcatttcatgaatcataACTAAGGGTTTTAATAGTAATTTAAGCTTATAAAAAGTGATTTGTAATACTTTTCACATAGGATAGTGATAGAATATTAACGAGTTAGAATAAAGGTCAAAATACGGTTGTTTGATAGTAATAAAGTTAATGAAGAGTTAAAAGAGATCGTGATAGAGAAATAAGTaagaagtttaggggtacaaCATAAAATATAAAAAATGTAAGTATACAATATAGAATACCGAAAAACTGAAAAATACACCGTAAAATATCCCATTATTTTAAAACTTCTCTTGAAGAGAAGAACAAACCAGTACAACATCTTTGACAATGTAATAGAAATCCAAACactcaaaacccaaaaacataaATGTTACCCTAAATTCATTTACAAGCACGTAATGGACCACCACACAGGCACTTGTTGTTAGAAAAAATGGCCGGGTCAACCCGCTTGAAACGTCGACCATTTGGTATCGGGCCACATAGTTGATTATAACTCATGTCAACAAACTCAACCCGTAATTCACCGAAGCGTTTTGGTAGAGACCCATATATCATATTATGGCTAATATTAAAGCCTACTAAAGTCCGGCTTAAATCCACATTTGAAAAATCGAACTTAAAAAAGTTGTAATCTATGTGAATATCGACTATGTTCATGTTCGCCTTGTCGAACAAAAACGAGGCATCCCCGGTGAGTCTGTTGTGGTCTAGCTTAATCATTGCTAAGTTGCTTCGGCCCAACGACTTTGGGATGGGTCCGTTTAATAGGTTATTGGACAATGAAATAGTTGTGAGGTTGGGCATATGGCCCAAATATTCCGGGATTCGGCCTACAAGTGAGTTGGATGCTAAATCAATTGTGTTAACATTTTTGAGTTTGGATAGAAAATCGGGTATACGGCCGGATAACTTGTTTGAGCTGAGTTGAAGGTAGCTGAGCTCGGTTAATTGGGCTAACACGGAGGGAACTGAACCCGTGAGTTCGTTGGAAGAGAGGTCGAGGTAACTGAGTTTTTTCAATTGGCCCAAGAAAACAGGTACTGGACCGGTAAGTTTATTAGAGGATAGATCGAGTTGGATCAGGTTCGTGAACCCACCCAAAAAAGGAGGGATTTGACCGGTTAATTTAGTTCCggaaatggtaaaagttatgagaTGGGTAAGCTTGCCTATATACGGTGGGATTGGGCCGGAAAGATTGGGCACATTTATAAAATGAAGCCCGGTAAGATAAGGAAGTTGGTCCAAGTAGGGTGGTATTGGGCCGTTGATATCTTGGGCTTCAATGAAGCTTATGGAAGTGACTCGGCCTTGTTCATTCCCGCATTGGACGTCCTTCCAACTTGAACAATCCGTGTTGGGATCCCATGAAGAAAGTGAAGACGGGTTGCCCAATTTGTTTTTGATGCGAAGGAGGgtatttttgtcatttttattGCAAAATTCGGGAAGACCCTGAGAGGTTGAGATGTCGAAAGTTTGTGAGACGAGAAGGATGAAAAGAGAAAGTAAGTAGAAATTTGAtggtttcattttttttgtttttgttgtgccAAAAATATTGTTTGCACTTCACTAGTGGTAGTGTATTGCTTAGTGATGTGATGGAAGTGAGTAAGGTGACCTCTTTATATAGAGGACAATCAGGACATTATACCCAAAAAAATTAAGGAATATCCTT from Silene latifolia isolate original U9 population chromosome 3, ASM4854445v1, whole genome shotgun sequence harbors:
- the LOC141646457 gene encoding polygalacturonase inhibitor-like, whose translation is MKPSNFYLLSLFILLVSQTFDISTSQGLPEFCNKNDKNTLLRIKNKLGNPSSLSSWDPNTDCSSWKDVQCGNEQGRVTSISFIEAQDINGPIPPYLDQLPYLTGLHFINVPNLSGPIPPYIGKLTHLITFTISGTKLTGQIPPFLGGFTNLIQLDLSSNKLTGPVPVFLGQLKKLSYLDLSSNELTGSVPSVLAQLTELSYLQLSSNKLSGRIPDFLSKLKNVNTIDLASNSLVGRIPEYLGHMPNLTTISLSNNLLNGPIPKSLGRSNLAMIKLDHNRLTGDASFLFDKANMNIVDIHIDYNFFKFDFSNVDLSRTLVGFNISHNMIYGSLPKRFGELRVEFVDMSYNQLCGPIPNGRRFKRVDPAIFSNNKCLCGGPLRACK